From one Brachypodium distachyon strain Bd21 chromosome 4, Brachypodium_distachyon_v3.0, whole genome shotgun sequence genomic stretch:
- the LOC100838113 gene encoding polyubiquitin encodes MYIFVKNPTSRTICLKVQSSDTLCTVKAKIQEQHFLAFDGKKLEDNLTLADYDIQHGSMLDLQEKMQIYVKETLADRTIILEVDSLDTIGNVKAKMEDKDGFLKGQQCLIFGSKQLEDERTLADHNVLKDSTLLLVLHPSLPRGTTMHIYVQKVEGKGKPITLEVESHDTINVVKMKISEKDGTRPIQCRLMFDCTVLKDYRTLADYGIERGDTLDFFMCLCGC; translated from the coding sequence ATGTATATCTTCGTGAAGAACCCCACCAGCAGGACAATCTGCCTCAAGGTTCAGTCATCAGATACCCTGTGCACTGTCAAGGCAAAGATTCAGGAACAACACTTCCTTGCCTTTGATGGGAAGAAGCTAGAGGACAACCTTACATTGGCTGATTATGACATCCAGCATGGATCCATGCTTGACCTCCAAGAAAAGATGCAAATTTATGTAAAGGAGACTCTAGCAGATAGGACCATTATTCTTGAGGTTGACAGCTTAGATACTATTGGCAACGTGAAGGCTAAGATGGAAGATAAAGATGGCTTTCTCAAGGGCCAGCAGTGCCTCATCTTTGGCAGCAAACAGTTGGAGGACGAGCGCACCTTGGCAGACCATAACGTTTTGAAGGATTCCACCCTTCTCCTTGTCCTCCACCCGTCTCTGCCGAGAGGTACGACAATGCACATCTACGTGCAGAAAGTTGagggaaaaggaaaacccATCACTCTGGAGGTTGAGAGCCATGATACCATCAATGTTGTCAAGATGAAGATCTCTGAGAAAGACGGCACTCGCCCAATACAGTGTCGCCTCATGTTTGATTGCACGGTGCTGAAGGATTACCGCACCCTGGCAGACTATGGCATTGAGAGGGGGGATACCCTTGATTTCTTCATGTGCCTTTGTGGGTGTTGA